Proteins co-encoded in one Bacillus infantis NRRL B-14911 genomic window:
- a CDS encoding TetR/AcrR family transcriptional regulator produces MMNKREAILETAVELFAEKGYSQTSMQEIADGVGIAKGSLYSFFSSKEDLIISIYEHYQQLVFERVLVIGLDGDLEPKHKLEKQFSAQFDGILEYKAYMKMQMRGETAVNSEKIAGMEHRMRGRLFSWLQKSLLELYGERIRTYQWDLLFMIQSIYRTYMMLMVSDQAKIEPDEIGVHLVRQLDAVANDFLEKGGNPILNDEMMQHFVVHMDKEGAFVSFEKREQAWKDLYQKLNSLEPQKSSWLKEIANRISEETKKSNPEQIILEGLFALLKGEEDIRKEAKELEREILND; encoded by the coding sequence ATGATGAACAAACGCGAAGCGATTTTAGAAACAGCTGTTGAACTTTTTGCTGAAAAAGGGTACAGCCAGACATCCATGCAGGAAATTGCGGACGGTGTAGGGATTGCAAAAGGATCACTGTATTCTTTTTTTTCATCAAAGGAAGATCTGATTATTTCCATTTATGAGCATTACCAGCAGCTCGTCTTTGAAAGAGTCCTTGTCATCGGACTGGATGGGGACTTGGAGCCTAAGCATAAGCTGGAGAAGCAGTTCAGTGCCCAGTTTGATGGGATTCTGGAATATAAGGCTTATATGAAGATGCAGATGCGGGGAGAGACGGCTGTTAACAGCGAAAAAATTGCAGGGATGGAGCACAGGATGCGGGGAAGATTGTTTTCCTGGCTTCAAAAAAGCCTGCTGGAGCTGTATGGGGAAAGAATCAGGACTTATCAATGGGATCTGCTGTTCATGATTCAATCGATCTATCGGACATATATGATGCTGATGGTGTCTGACCAGGCAAAGATCGAACCGGATGAGATCGGCGTCCATTTAGTCCGGCAGCTTGATGCGGTGGCGAATGATTTTCTTGAAAAGGGCGGAAACCCCATTCTTAATGACGAAATGATGCAGCATTTTGTCGTTCATATGGATAAGGAAGGCGCTTTTGTATCATTTGAAAAAAGGGAACAGGCATGGAAGGATCTTTATCAAAAGCTGAACAGTCTGGAACCGCAAAAATCTTCATGGTTAAAAGAGATCGCAAACCGGATTTCCGAAGAAACCAAAAAATCCAATCCTGAACAAATCATCCTGGAAGGGCTGTTTGCTTTACTGAAGGGTGAGGAAGATATCCGGAAGGAAGCCAAGGAACTGGAAAGGGAAATCCTGAATGACTGA
- a CDS encoding Dph6-related ATP pyrophosphatase: MKKAALSWSGGKDGCMALDLMVKKGIKVECLLTTVPKELGRTFGHGEKQELISLQGEALGIPVRFIECTFDGYTDSFVAALKEAKKEYGLDAIAFGDLYLDEHRDWGEKAAAAAGLEASYPLWMKKEEAPSALEAFTDTGYKAKVIRVRDEILATEWLGREVDASFARDIKDTASCPMGEAGEYHTFVYDGPLFRKKVSFDTGEIIQLETTKRLELENFALKEKA; encoded by the coding sequence ATGAAGAAAGCAGCACTTTCGTGGAGCGGAGGCAAGGACGGCTGCATGGCTCTTGATCTAATGGTCAAGAAAGGGATAAAGGTTGAGTGCCTTCTGACAACAGTCCCTAAAGAGCTGGGAAGGACTTTTGGACATGGTGAGAAGCAGGAGCTTATATCCCTTCAGGGGGAAGCTCTCGGGATTCCGGTCCGCTTTATAGAATGCACGTTTGACGGATATACGGATTCCTTTGTCGCGGCTTTAAAAGAGGCAAAAAAGGAATACGGACTTGATGCGATTGCGTTTGGGGATCTTTATTTAGATGAGCACAGAGATTGGGGCGAAAAGGCGGCGGCAGCGGCAGGCCTGGAAGCATCCTATCCCTTATGGATGAAAAAAGAGGAAGCGCCATCAGCCCTGGAAGCATTCACGGATACTGGATACAAGGCTAAAGTGATCAGGGTAAGAGATGAGATTCTTGCTACTGAGTGGCTTGGCCGCGAAGTGGATGCATCCTTTGCCAGGGATATTAAAGATACAGCCAGCTGTCCGATGGGTGAAGCAGGGGAATATCATACTTTTGTCTATGACGGCCCTCTATTCCGTAAAAAAGTCAGCTTTGACACTGGAGAAATTATTCAGCTGGAGACAACGAAGCGGCTTGAGCTTGAAAACTTCGCTTTAAAAGAAAAAGCTTAA
- a CDS encoding YwaF family protein, which yields MAELFGQNSDLYPFAAFSAGHWTMLFVFAAGSFALYYYRQFFAANELAVRWTFFSGLFVLESLYHYWLYRAGIWDVSFTLPLQLCSISLILCLILLASGSRLVFNIVYFIGIAGALMAVLTPELFFGYPHFRYFQFFITHILIIWTCLFYVFAKDFAPDHKGMWLSFLFLNLSAGIAYLANKWTGGNYMFLAYKPSNGSLIDFLGPYPFYILSLEGIALFLFYVLLAPFGFRKRK from the coding sequence GTGGCAGAGCTATTCGGGCAAAATTCGGATCTCTATCCTTTTGCGGCTTTTTCGGCAGGCCATTGGACCATGCTGTTTGTGTTTGCGGCAGGCTCTTTTGCTTTATACTATTACCGGCAGTTTTTTGCAGCAAATGAATTAGCGGTCAGATGGACGTTCTTTTCAGGCTTATTCGTCCTGGAGTCGCTTTATCACTATTGGCTGTATCGTGCAGGAATATGGGATGTTTCATTCACACTGCCGCTTCAGCTGTGCTCCATCAGCCTGATTCTTTGCCTGATCCTTCTCGCATCAGGATCAAGACTCGTTTTTAACATTGTTTATTTTATCGGGATAGCAGGTGCCTTAATGGCGGTGCTGACGCCAGAATTATTTTTTGGCTATCCGCATTTTCGTTATTTTCAATTTTTCATCACTCATATACTGATCATATGGACCTGCCTTTTCTATGTATTTGCAAAGGACTTTGCACCAGATCATAAAGGGATGTGGCTGAGTTTCCTGTTCCTTAATTTATCTGCAGGCATTGCATACCTGGCCAATAAATGGACCGGGGGAAATTATATGTTTCTTGCCTATAAGCCTTCCAATGGCTCGCTGATTGATTTTCTGGGGCCTTATCCATTTTATATCCTGTCCCTTGAAGGGATTGCACTTTTCTTATTTTATGTGCTGCTTGCTCCGTTTGGTTTTCGGAAGAGAAAGTAA
- a CDS encoding acetate and sugar kinases/Hsc70/actin family protein: MRIGIDAGGTLIKIVYEENGLHFKRIEYNEAEQAMNWLKTLAPSADYVLTGGKAAILKEAFFPEAAIIPEFTATCEGALHLIKEAGHPHKRLLLVNIGTGTSWYKIEDGKHERILGSGVGGGTFMGLGRIFTGKADHQRLAGLAAEGNREKADLLVSDIYGDRSWLPSTAGQNKRVKDVEAPIDGKLTAGNFANITGEPSEEDLMAAAANMIAETTVLLTKGAADIHHSEKIYYIGSSLQGNEILKKGLLTYSRMTGLDAAFLPNGEYSGALGAYLSS; the protein is encoded by the coding sequence GTGAGAATAGGGATTGATGCTGGCGGGACTCTGATTAAGATCGTTTACGAAGAAAATGGCCTTCATTTTAAAAGAATTGAATATAATGAGGCTGAGCAGGCGATGAACTGGCTTAAGACGTTGGCTCCTTCTGCGGATTATGTCCTTACTGGCGGTAAAGCCGCCATCCTTAAGGAGGCCTTTTTTCCCGAAGCCGCTATCATCCCTGAATTTACGGCCACTTGTGAAGGGGCTCTCCATCTGATCAAGGAAGCGGGCCACCCGCATAAAAGATTGCTGCTCGTTAACATCGGCACAGGGACTTCCTGGTATAAAATAGAGGATGGAAAGCATGAAAGAATCCTGGGCAGCGGTGTGGGCGGAGGTACTTTTATGGGGCTTGGCAGGATTTTCACTGGAAAAGCGGACCATCAGAGGCTGGCCGGGCTGGCAGCTGAAGGTAACAGGGAAAAGGCCGACCTGCTGGTGAGCGATATTTATGGAGACAGAAGCTGGCTTCCTTCGACAGCAGGCCAGAATAAAAGGGTAAAGGATGTTGAAGCTCCTATTGACGGCAAGCTGACGGCAGGCAATTTTGCCAATATCACGGGTGAGCCTTCCGAAGAGGATCTTATGGCAGCGGCTGCTAACATGATTGCCGAAACAACGGTTCTTTTGACCAAAGGGGCTGCTGATATCCATCATTCTGAAAAGATTTATTATATCGGAAGTTCCCTGCAGGGTAATGAAATACTGAAAAAGGGACTTCTTACATACAGCAGGATGACAGGCCTGGATGCCGCCTTTCTGCCTAATGGGGAATACAGCGGTGCACTTGGTGCGTACTTATCCAGTTGA
- the selB gene encoding selenocysteine-specific translation elongation factor, with product MGKKYFTIGMAGHIDHGKTSLTKALTNIDTDRLKEEKERQISIEPGFAPLYEDEDLEVSVIDVPGHERFIRQMIAGVAGIDLVILVVAADEGVMPQTKEHLQILGFLGIEKGIVVISKADRVDEEFIGLVEEEILLELEGTVFEGSPSVLVDSLSLRGMEELKVLIEDELKEITPRGTTGAFRLPIDQAFSVKGQGTVVRGTVYEGSVEEGQQLKILPSGIETRARQIQVHRKQAEKAFAGQRTAINLSGVAKEDAARGQVLVSADSFTVTNVFDASIRTAEGLESAIKQRMPVKCHIGTAEVMGRIVFFDRNELKEDKEEILCQIRLDEEVVTKRGDRFILRRPSPAETIGGGWVIDPHGRKYKFGKHTVELLDKKKQGSPHERISDALRINSSMKPSELAHLTGVDEETVLQVLQEDGFVKIGPNDFAHSETVQNASMEAAGKLGEFHSAFPMRKGILKAELVQSLAATYGKSLVDFTVEKGILDGKWIKEEQWLFSSTFERNIPKSWQKRAGNMLDQLREDGLQVQYLDDYFAKSGIPGDLKPDMIRFLADADKIVPIDGQYYYHADIFNEAVEKLKAGTGGSFDVGVAKDLLGLSRKYIIPLLERLDELKLTVREDNKRIWKK from the coding sequence GTGGGAAAGAAATACTTTACGATTGGTATGGCCGGCCATATTGACCATGGCAAAACATCGCTGACCAAAGCGTTGACCAATATAGATACAGACAGGCTGAAGGAAGAAAAAGAAAGGCAGATATCCATTGAGCCGGGATTTGCTCCCTTGTATGAAGATGAGGATTTGGAAGTATCTGTTATTGATGTCCCAGGGCATGAGCGGTTCATCAGGCAGATGATTGCCGGAGTTGCGGGCATTGATCTTGTGATCCTCGTCGTTGCAGCCGACGAGGGTGTGATGCCGCAGACAAAAGAGCATCTCCAGATTCTTGGGTTCCTTGGCATTGAGAAAGGAATCGTCGTTATCTCTAAAGCTGATCGGGTGGATGAAGAATTCATTGGCCTTGTTGAGGAGGAGATTCTGCTGGAGCTTGAAGGAACGGTCTTTGAAGGCTCGCCTTCGGTTCTCGTGGACAGCCTTTCTCTAAGAGGGATGGAAGAATTGAAAGTGCTGATTGAGGATGAACTCAAAGAAATCACCCCCCGCGGCACAACAGGCGCCTTCAGGCTGCCGATCGATCAGGCCTTTTCGGTAAAGGGGCAGGGGACTGTGGTCCGCGGAACCGTCTATGAAGGATCTGTTGAAGAAGGCCAGCAGCTGAAGATCCTGCCCTCAGGCATTGAAACGAGGGCAAGGCAGATCCAGGTGCACCGGAAGCAGGCAGAAAAGGCATTTGCAGGGCAGCGGACAGCCATCAACTTATCCGGGGTCGCAAAAGAAGATGCCGCCAGGGGGCAGGTCCTTGTCTCCGCTGACAGTTTTACAGTGACAAATGTGTTTGATGCAAGCATCAGGACAGCAGAGGGGCTGGAGTCTGCCATCAAGCAGCGGATGCCTGTCAAATGCCATATCGGAACTGCAGAAGTGATGGGCCGGATTGTATTTTTTGACCGCAACGAGCTCAAGGAAGATAAAGAAGAAATCTTGTGCCAGATAAGGCTGGACGAAGAGGTGGTTACAAAGCGGGGAGACCGGTTCATCCTCAGGAGGCCCAGCCCGGCTGAAACCATCGGCGGAGGATGGGTCATTGATCCTCATGGCCGGAAATATAAGTTTGGCAAGCATACCGTTGAGCTTCTCGATAAGAAAAAACAAGGTTCTCCCCACGAAAGGATCAGCGATGCCCTTAGAATAAACAGCAGCATGAAGCCTTCAGAGCTTGCCCATTTAACCGGTGTGGACGAAGAAACTGTCCTGCAGGTGCTTCAGGAAGACGGCTTTGTAAAAATCGGGCCCAATGACTTTGCTCACAGCGAAACGGTGCAGAACGCCTCCATGGAAGCAGCAGGGAAGCTTGGCGAATTCCACTCTGCTTTTCCGATGAGGAAAGGGATCCTTAAAGCAGAGCTGGTCCAGTCGCTGGCTGCCACCTACGGCAAAAGCCTGGTGGATTTTACGGTTGAAAAAGGGATCCTGGATGGAAAATGGATAAAAGAAGAGCAGTGGCTGTTTTCTTCAACCTTTGAAAGGAATATTCCGAAAAGCTGGCAAAAACGGGCTGGCAATATGCTGGACCAGTTAAGGGAAGATGGACTGCAGGTTCAATACCTAGACGACTACTTCGCCAAATCGGGTATTCCGGGAGATTTAAAGCCAGATATGATCCGCTTTCTGGCAGATGCTGATAAAATCGTGCCGATTGATGGCCAGTATTACTATCATGCAGACATTTTCAATGAAGCGGTTGAAAAGCTGAAGGCTGGAACCGGAGGCAGCTTTGATGTAGGTGTGGCTAAAGATCTTTTGGGCTTATCGAGGAAATATATCATCCCTCTCCTTGAGCGGCTTGATGAGCTGAAGCTGACCGTGCGGGAAGATAATAAAAGGATCTGGAAAAAATAA
- a CDS encoding M28 family peptidase, with the protein MKKTFVSMSLAGVLAFGAVHAPALAQPKEAPKLEAIHGLENSLIKRISAEKIYQSITDLSQSPRVAGTASEDQAVQYIKQKFESYGYKTEIQPFTFYGYTPPEKIELTVQGAEEPLSPAPFTYTVNGNVTAELAEAGLGTKEDAAAADLEGKIALIQRGEISFAEKVLNAAEQGAAGVLIYNNADGPLSGTLGEANEEYIPAAALSKAEGESLSARLAEGETLTANLVIEGADAGEKTSHNVIAVKKPTNKKKDTGEVIVLGAHHDSVAGAPGANDDASGTAMTLELARVFKNIPTDSEIRFVTFGAEELGLLGSRHYVENLSDKEQDSIIANFNLDMVGSRDAGDLVMLTADGEPNLVTELAQKSSLKLNGTATPYGQGGRSDHVPFAEAGIPAALFIHSPSEPWYHTPEDTIDKISKDKLQDVAEIVGSAIYDQAKFDRKLPKPKKGKKHKTPHLYQEQEVK; encoded by the coding sequence ATGAAAAAAACTTTTGTTTCTATGTCATTAGCAGGCGTTTTGGCCTTTGGGGCAGTACATGCTCCTGCGCTGGCCCAGCCAAAGGAAGCTCCGAAGCTGGAAGCTATTCATGGCCTTGAGAATAGTCTTATCAAAAGGATATCAGCGGAAAAAATCTATCAATCCATCACAGATCTCTCGCAGTCTCCGCGCGTGGCAGGAACTGCGTCAGAAGATCAGGCAGTACAGTATATAAAGCAAAAATTCGAAAGTTATGGCTATAAAACAGAAATCCAGCCTTTCACCTTCTATGGCTATACGCCGCCTGAGAAGATTGAATTAACCGTCCAGGGAGCGGAAGAGCCATTATCCCCTGCCCCTTTCACTTATACAGTCAACGGGAATGTCACTGCTGAACTGGCAGAAGCAGGCCTGGGAACAAAGGAGGACGCTGCAGCTGCTGATCTGGAGGGTAAGATTGCACTGATCCAAAGAGGGGAAATCAGCTTTGCCGAAAAGGTATTGAATGCAGCTGAACAAGGTGCTGCAGGCGTTCTGATCTATAATAATGCTGATGGCCCTCTCAGCGGGACACTTGGAGAAGCCAATGAGGAGTACATACCCGCTGCAGCTTTATCAAAAGCTGAAGGTGAAAGCCTGTCAGCAAGACTTGCAGAGGGAGAAACCCTCACAGCAAACCTTGTCATTGAGGGAGCTGACGCCGGTGAAAAAACATCTCATAATGTAATTGCCGTTAAAAAACCAACTAATAAGAAGAAAGATACAGGAGAAGTCATTGTGCTTGGCGCACACCATGACTCTGTCGCAGGTGCACCGGGAGCGAATGATGATGCATCAGGCACAGCGATGACACTGGAATTGGCAAGAGTGTTCAAAAATATTCCCACTGATTCAGAAATCCGCTTTGTCACATTTGGTGCTGAAGAGCTCGGCTTGCTTGGATCACGTCATTATGTAGAGAATCTGTCAGACAAGGAGCAGGATAGCATTATTGCCAATTTCAACCTTGATATGGTCGGAAGCAGGGATGCAGGCGACCTGGTGATGCTGACGGCTGATGGCGAACCGAATCTGGTGACAGAACTGGCCCAGAAATCCAGCTTAAAGCTGAATGGCACAGCAACACCGTATGGACAGGGAGGACGGAGCGACCATGTGCCTTTTGCAGAAGCAGGGATTCCGGCAGCACTGTTCATCCACAGCCCGAGTGAGCCATGGTACCACACACCGGAAGACACCATTGATAAAATCAGCAAGGACAAGCTTCAGGATGTAGCTGAAATTGTGGGATCAGCGATTTATGATCAGGCAAAATTCGACCGGAAGCTGCCTAAGCCGAAAAAAGGGAAAAAGCATAAAACGCCTCATTTATATCAAGAACAGGAAGTAAAATAA
- a CDS encoding C40 family peptidase: protein MKKQLITMAAAAGLMLTPFQGSASAHEKTHKVASGDTLWKISRQYNINVGELQSWNKLSGAVIYPGQELSVIAPHSHTSQPAASGTTVHTVQAGDTLWGISLKYDVSVASLKQWNRLSTDTIYKGQKLSISAAASSSANAPVLNPAPAQTGSSYTVQKGDSLWSISSRNNTSVLQLKALNNLSSDTIYAGQKLQLNGTAAAAKPPAPVSVSSKADAIISEAKKYIGVPYKWAGSTPAGFDCSGYINYVFKQSGVSIPRTVATIWGAGKAVSSPSPGDIVFFETGTGPSHAGIYLGGNKFIHSGSSTGVTISDMSLSYWKTRYLGAKSLL from the coding sequence ATGAAAAAACAACTTATAACAATGGCAGCCGCAGCAGGCTTGATGCTGACTCCTTTTCAAGGTTCAGCAAGCGCACATGAAAAGACACATAAAGTAGCCTCCGGAGACACGCTTTGGAAGATCTCGAGGCAATACAATATAAATGTAGGCGAGCTTCAAAGCTGGAATAAGCTTAGCGGTGCTGTTATCTATCCTGGGCAGGAGCTTTCCGTCATTGCTCCGCACAGCCACACATCACAGCCTGCAGCATCAGGCACCACAGTACATACGGTGCAGGCAGGGGACACGCTATGGGGAATCAGCCTGAAATACGATGTCAGTGTCGCATCCCTAAAGCAATGGAATCGTCTGTCAACTGATACGATTTATAAAGGCCAGAAGCTCTCAATCAGCGCTGCTGCAAGCAGCTCTGCCAATGCTCCAGTGCTGAATCCGGCACCAGCCCAAACAGGGTCAAGTTATACTGTGCAAAAAGGAGATTCGCTTTGGAGCATTAGCAGCAGGAACAATACCTCTGTACTTCAATTGAAAGCATTGAATAATCTATCCAGCGATACAATCTATGCAGGGCAGAAGCTTCAATTGAATGGCACAGCAGCAGCTGCAAAGCCTCCAGCACCAGTATCTGTTTCCTCCAAAGCCGATGCGATTATCAGCGAAGCGAAAAAGTATATCGGCGTCCCGTACAAATGGGCAGGAAGCACACCGGCAGGTTTTGACTGCAGCGGCTATATCAACTATGTCTTCAAGCAGTCGGGAGTATCAATTCCAAGGACTGTTGCTACAATCTGGGGCGCCGGAAAAGCGGTATCTTCACCGTCACCGGGAGATATCGTCTTCTTTGAGACCGGGACAGGCCCTTCACATGCAGGCATCTATCTTGGCGGAAACAAATTCATCCATTCAGGCTCTTCCACGGGTGTAACAATCAGCGATATGAGTTTATCTTATTGGAAGACTAGGTATCTTGGGGCAAAGTCTTTGCTGTAA
- a CDS encoding M15 family metallopeptidase codes for MKAEQFPEIDFHIDMDNGFDEDAPLPVQLHPVVSAKKDELISLAADKGINIVITQDFRSIEEQNELYAKGRTAEGEIVTNAKGGESYHNFGLAIDFALLSLNGAVIWDMNYDGNGNSRADWDEVVEIAKGLGFEWGGDWRSFKDYPHLQYDFGLSIWELQRGKRPPEEE; via the coding sequence ATGAAGGCAGAGCAATTTCCGGAAATTGATTTTCATATTGATATGGATAATGGCTTTGATGAGGATGCGCCCCTGCCGGTCCAGCTTCATCCGGTGGTAAGTGCCAAAAAGGATGAACTGATCAGCCTGGCGGCGGATAAAGGGATCAATATTGTCATTACACAGGATTTCCGCAGCATTGAAGAGCAGAATGAATTATACGCAAAAGGCAGGACGGCAGAAGGAGAAATCGTGACAAATGCCAAAGGCGGGGAGTCATACCATAATTTCGGCCTCGCCATTGATTTTGCCCTTCTTTCCTTAAACGGAGCTGTCATATGGGATATGAATTATGACGGCAACGGCAATTCGCGTGCAGACTGGGACGAGGTCGTTGAGATTGCAAAAGGGCTTGGGTTTGAATGGGGCGGCGACTGGCGCAGCTTCAAAGATTACCCTCATCTGCAATATGATTTCGGGCTAAGCATATGGGAGCTTCAGAGAGGGAAGAGGCCTCCTGAAGAGGAATAA
- a CDS encoding M42 family metallopeptidase, with protein MTNSNVKQTADLIRELVSIPSPSGNTSEVISFVQNYLEQLGVHTYQNRKGGLIATLPGKNEKQHRMLTAHVDTLGAIVKEIKPNGRLKIDLIGGFTYNSIEGEYCEIETAEGNKYTGTILMKQTSVHVYKDAAKAERNQQNMEVRIDEKVHSKEDVLALGIEVGDFVSFDPRVQETESGYIKSRHLDDKASVAILLQLIKTLKEKNIELPYTTHFLISNNEEIGYGGNSNITPETVEYLAVDMGAMGEGQSTDEYTVSICVKDASGPYHYGLRKNLIKIAKDNHIDYKLDIYPYYGSDASAAIRSGHDIIHGLIGPGIDSSHAYERTHMESLDNTARLLFHYVQSELVN; from the coding sequence TTGACTAACAGCAATGTAAAGCAAACGGCAGACCTGATCAGGGAACTCGTTTCCATACCCAGTCCATCCGGGAATACCAGCGAAGTAATTTCCTTTGTCCAGAACTATCTTGAACAGCTTGGCGTACATACATACCAGAACAGGAAAGGCGGCCTGATCGCCACACTTCCAGGAAAAAATGAAAAGCAGCACCGGATGCTTACGGCTCATGTTGACACATTAGGGGCGATTGTAAAGGAAATCAAACCAAATGGCAGGCTTAAAATCGATTTGATCGGCGGATTTACATACAACTCGATTGAAGGCGAATACTGCGAGATTGAAACGGCAGAAGGAAATAAATATACCGGCACCATCCTCATGAAGCAAACCTCTGTACATGTGTATAAGGATGCTGCGAAAGCTGAAAGAAATCAGCAGAACATGGAAGTGCGCATAGACGAAAAGGTTCACAGCAAAGAGGATGTACTTGCTCTTGGCATTGAAGTGGGAGATTTTGTATCTTTTGATCCGCGTGTCCAGGAAACAGAATCCGGATATATCAAATCGCGCCACCTGGATGATAAAGCCAGCGTCGCGATCCTGCTTCAGCTGATCAAGACTTTAAAAGAAAAGAATATCGAGCTGCCTTACACGACCCACTTCCTGATTTCGAACAACGAGGAAATCGGCTATGGCGGAAACTCCAATATTACACCGGAGACTGTTGAATACCTGGCTGTCGATATGGGCGCGATGGGTGAAGGCCAGTCAACAGATGAATATACGGTGTCCATCTGTGTGAAAGATGCAAGCGGTCCGTATCATTATGGATTGAGGAAGAATCTTATTAAGATTGCAAAGGACAATCATATCGATTACAAGCTTGACATCTACCCTTATTATGGGTCTGATGCTTCTGCTGCCATCCGTTCCGGTCATGATATTATTCACGGACTGATCGGGCCGGGGATCGACTCCTCGCATGCCTATGAGAGGACCCACATGGAATCCCTGGACAACACAGCAAGACTGCTGTTCCATTATGTACAATCTGAGCTTGTCAACTAA
- a CDS encoding PAS domain-containing sensor histidine kinase — protein sequence MKNSNMFMQLFYQSRIPQTVVIGHIDQVIVNEAFCKFLGYSMEEWAGLTIEDISHPDDYKKDLELLNEILDGKRTEYELEKRYICKDGSHKTGQLNLSLVKGESADDQYMFGQIVDITEQKRLESKREESEQNYRLLADNISDLIILHKYDATYLYASPSVNRILGYEPDEMLELNAFKLIHPDDIEEVRRRYQLMLRIGEPLLITHRVKKKDGSYIWMESHVKGIDEYTFESGAQILSVSRDIQQRIETNELLRRSEKLAVVGQMAAAVAHEIRNPLTPIKGFMQLFSDGRDFNPAFSSIIINEINRIDNIITEFLALAKPHSTKVEVLDLNDVIRHVVDLMMPQALMNNKELTFEPGNGPYPLLGDPNSLKQLFINIIQNALDAIEEKGSSIISTVKADGELCAIIKDSGCGIPAERLANLGEPFYSTKEKGTGLGLMTSYKIADDHHGRVKVESDEGKGTTVRVYFPVHGM from the coding sequence ATGAAGAATTCTAACATGTTTATGCAGCTGTTTTATCAATCCAGGATCCCGCAGACTGTAGTGATCGGCCATATAGACCAAGTGATTGTAAATGAGGCATTCTGCAAATTTCTCGGCTATTCAATGGAAGAGTGGGCAGGCCTTACAATTGAGGACATAAGCCACCCGGATGATTATAAAAAAGATTTGGAGCTGCTCAATGAAATCCTGGACGGAAAACGGACAGAATATGAGCTGGAAAAGCGTTACATTTGCAAGGATGGCTCACATAAGACAGGGCAGCTCAATCTATCCCTTGTTAAGGGAGAAAGTGCCGATGATCAATATATGTTCGGCCAGATCGTGGATATTACCGAACAAAAGCGATTGGAAAGTAAAAGAGAAGAAAGCGAGCAGAATTACCGGCTTCTGGCAGACAATATCTCTGATTTGATTATCCTGCACAAATATGACGCTACGTATTTATATGCTTCACCATCAGTGAACCGGATCCTGGGGTATGAGCCTGACGAGATGCTGGAGCTGAATGCCTTTAAGCTCATTCATCCTGATGATATCGAAGAAGTCCGCAGAAGATATCAGCTTATGCTGAGAATCGGAGAGCCGTTATTGATCACTCATCGTGTAAAAAAGAAGGATGGGAGCTACATCTGGATGGAATCCCATGTTAAAGGAATAGATGAATATACATTTGAAAGCGGCGCTCAGATTTTATCCGTTTCCCGGGACATTCAGCAAAGGATTGAGACCAATGAACTGCTGAGAAGGTCAGAAAAGCTGGCTGTTGTAGGCCAGATGGCTGCTGCAGTTGCACATGAAATCAGGAATCCGCTGACGCCTATCAAGGGATTCATGCAGCTGTTTTCAGATGGCCGGGACTTCAATCCTGCTTTTTCTTCCATCATCATCAATGAAATCAACAGAATAGACAATATCATCACTGAATTTCTGGCTCTTGCAAAGCCCCACAGCACAAAGGTCGAAGTTCTTGATTTAAATGATGTCATCAGGCATGTTGTTGACCTGATGATGCCGCAGGCGCTCATGAACAATAAAGAACTCACATTCGAGCCAGGAAATGGACCGTATCCACTGCTTGGAGATCCTAATTCATTAAAGCAGCTTTTTATCAATATCATTCAAAATGCGCTTGATGCCATTGAAGAAAAAGGGAGCAGCATCATTAGCACGGTAAAGGCGGATGGGGAGTTATGCGCCATCATCAAGGACAGCGGATGCGGCATCCCGGCAGAAAGGCTTGCAAACCTGGGAGAGCCTTTTTATTCAACAAAGGAGAAAGGAACCGGCCTTGGCCTGATGACAAGCTACAAAATCGCTGACGATCATCATGGGAGGGTGAAAGTCGAAAGCGATGAGGGCAAAGGGACTACGGTAAGAGTATATTTTCCGGTCCACGGTATGTGA